From Bacillus sp. FSL K6-3431, the proteins below share one genomic window:
- a CDS encoding glycerate kinase has translation MKIVIAPDSFKGSITAMEAALSIEKGIKNAFPEAETVLVPVADGGEGTMENLVAATNGRKVSVFVTGPLGKPVEAYFGILGDKTTCIIEMANASGLDLIKREERDPLKATTYGTGELIKLALDEGYRKFVLAIGGSATNDGGVGMLQALGLKATDNVGKEIGFGGGELNRIEKISLQYFDQRIQESQFLIASDVENPFVGINGASHVFGPQKGATKEMVLHLDENLIHWANIVEKETNIRLHEMPGAGAAGGIGGAFQAFFPSTTKRGVDVVMEYSKLEAIIQDANLVITGEGQVDFQTAFGKTPMGVAQVAKSQNVPTVILAGSVGEKIQALYEYGVIGVYSIINRPISLEQAMKEASLLLEQSAEQICRTYFLHHEGGTKL, from the coding sequence ATCAAAATTGTTATTGCTCCAGATTCATTTAAAGGCAGTATTACCGCGATGGAGGCGGCATTATCGATTGAAAAAGGCATAAAAAACGCTTTTCCTGAGGCAGAAACAGTGTTGGTTCCTGTTGCAGATGGCGGAGAAGGCACAATGGAAAATCTTGTAGCTGCAACGAATGGACGAAAAGTGTCGGTATTTGTGACAGGACCACTTGGAAAACCAGTTGAAGCGTATTTCGGAATACTTGGCGATAAAACGACATGTATTATCGAAATGGCAAATGCGTCAGGCTTAGATTTAATAAAACGGGAAGAAAGAGATCCTCTGAAAGCAACGACATATGGAACGGGAGAATTAATAAAACTTGCACTAGATGAAGGTTATAGAAAGTTCGTATTAGCGATTGGTGGGTCAGCAACGAATGATGGTGGAGTAGGTATGCTTCAAGCACTTGGCCTGAAGGCTACGGACAATGTAGGAAAAGAAATTGGTTTCGGTGGTGGGGAATTAAATCGTATCGAGAAGATTTCTTTGCAGTATTTTGACCAGCGGATACAGGAGAGCCAATTCTTAATCGCTTCTGATGTTGAAAACCCGTTTGTTGGTATAAATGGAGCTTCACATGTATTTGGACCCCAAAAAGGCGCAACAAAGGAAATGGTTCTACACTTGGATGAAAACCTCATCCATTGGGCGAATATTGTAGAAAAAGAAACGAATATAAGACTACATGAGATGCCAGGAGCTGGGGCAGCTGGTGGAATTGGCGGTGCTTTTCAAGCGTTTTTTCCTTCAACAACGAAACGAGGGGTAGACGTTGTGATGGAATACAGCAAATTAGAAGCAATAATCCAAGACGCGAATCTTGTAATTACTGGCGAAGGACAGGTCGATTTTCAAACGGCATTCGGAAAAACGCCGATGGGGGTCGCGCAGGTAGCTAAAAGCCAAAATGTTCCTACTGTTATTTTAGCAGGGTCAGTCGGCGAGAAAATTCAGGCGCTTTATGAATACGGTGTCATTGGTGTGTACAGCATTATTAACAGGCCAATATCATTGGAACAAGCAATGAAAGAAGCTAGTCTTTTATTAGAGCAATCAGCAGAACAAATATGCCGCACATATTTTTTACATCATGAAGGAGGTACGAAGTTATGA
- a CDS encoding 2-keto-3-deoxygluconate permease — MRIKQTIEKVPGGLMVVPLMLGALINTVDQLHIPAVMNFLKSLGVAKTADGYYELLRIGGFSEELFKNGALTLIALFLFCAGSQMNLRVGGVALKKGVLLTTSKYFTGLAIGLIFGFFFDPMNGFLGLSTIAIIAAMTNGNGGMYAALTSQYGNRSDVGAVSVLSLNDGPFFTLMSLGLLGSKFPVIAFIAVLLPIAIGMILGNLDPEIRKFLKPGEILPVPFFAFALGASMNFATFFNPSVVGAGLLLGFMTTVFTGLTGVLVFKLFKEKSQIAPVAEASTAGNAVGTPAAIAAAASVAAGSGMMSTAEAQSYADIANLATMQISISVLTTAILCPIAVIMIDKYQRKRGIDAKDENPGQPA; from the coding sequence ATGAGAATCAAACAAACAATTGAAAAAGTGCCAGGAGGATTAATGGTAGTTCCTCTGATGCTCGGTGCCTTAATAAATACTGTTGATCAATTACACATTCCAGCGGTCATGAATTTCCTGAAATCGCTTGGGGTTGCAAAAACAGCCGATGGTTATTATGAATTATTAAGAATTGGTGGCTTTTCAGAGGAATTATTTAAAAATGGTGCACTTACTTTAATTGCTTTATTCCTATTCTGTGCAGGAAGTCAGATGAATCTTCGAGTTGGCGGAGTTGCCTTGAAAAAGGGTGTATTATTAACAACATCCAAATATTTTACCGGATTAGCGATTGGACTTATCTTTGGATTTTTCTTTGATCCAATGAATGGATTCCTTGGATTATCCACGATTGCAATCATTGCAGCAATGACAAATGGGAATGGTGGTATGTATGCAGCCTTAACAAGTCAATACGGAAACCGCTCAGATGTTGGCGCAGTATCCGTACTTTCACTAAATGATGGTCCGTTTTTCACTTTAATGTCATTAGGGCTTCTTGGTTCGAAATTCCCTGTAATCGCATTCATTGCTGTGCTTCTACCGATCGCAATTGGAATGATCCTTGGAAATTTAGATCCGGAAATACGCAAGTTTTTAAAACCTGGGGAAATTTTGCCGGTACCATTCTTTGCTTTTGCACTTGGTGCAAGTATGAACTTTGCTACTTTCTTCAATCCGAGTGTTGTCGGTGCAGGCTTACTCCTTGGATTTATGACTACAGTATTCACGGGACTAACGGGTGTGCTTGTATTTAAATTGTTTAAGGAAAAAAGTCAAATTGCTCCTGTTGCAGAAGCCTCGACTGCAGGTAATGCCGTAGGAACACCAGCAGCAATTGCCGCGGCAGCATCGGTAGCAGCAGGATCAGGAATGATGAGTACTGCAGAAGCTCAATCTTATGCAGATATTGCAAATTTAGCAACGATGCAAATTTCCATCTCTGTTCTAACGACAGCGATACTCTGCCCAATTGCTGTTATAATGATAGATAAATATCAAAGAAAAAGAGGAATTGATGCTAAGGACGAAAATCCTGGCCAGCCAGCATAA
- the larA gene encoding nickel-dependent lactate racemase: MKTTLLYGKDNLTINLPKDAHILEPKNLPAVADEMKALEKGLQNPIGSPPLKKMVKATDKVAIVISDITRPTPNEKLVPALIKEMEHVPLENVVIINGTGTHRDQTRDEFVEMLGEWVVDNIRIINNHCHDKETLVNVGHSKFGCDVYLNKEYVEADFRIVTGFIEPHFFAGFSGGPKGIMPGIAGIETIMTFHNARMIGDPLSTWGNMVNNPLQDMTREINMLCKPHFMLNVTLNRAKEITNVFAGELIEAHDKGCAYAKEHAMTKCEERFDVVITSNSGYPLDQNLYQAVKGMSAAHKIVKQGGTIIVASECSDGLPDHGNYGDILQLASSPQEILDLINDPNFKKFDQWQVQKQAVVQVWADVYVYSLLTDEQVTQAMLKPSHNIEETLEKLKEKYGENMTIAVLPLGPLTIPYVDSEE, from the coding sequence ATGAAAACAACACTTTTATATGGAAAAGATAATTTAACAATTAATTTACCGAAGGATGCGCATATTCTCGAACCAAAAAATTTACCTGCAGTTGCAGATGAAATGAAGGCGCTTGAGAAGGGGTTACAAAATCCAATTGGTTCTCCACCATTAAAAAAGATGGTAAAAGCAACGGATAAGGTGGCGATTGTTATCAGTGACATTACCCGACCGACACCGAATGAGAAACTCGTTCCCGCATTAATTAAAGAAATGGAGCATGTTCCATTGGAAAACGTTGTCATTATTAATGGAACGGGAACACATCGCGACCAGACAAGAGATGAGTTTGTTGAAATGCTTGGAGAATGGGTCGTTGACAATATTCGCATCATTAATAATCATTGCCATGATAAAGAGACACTTGTAAATGTCGGGCATAGTAAATTTGGTTGTGATGTTTATTTAAACAAGGAATATGTGGAGGCAGACTTCAGAATTGTTACCGGATTTATTGAACCGCATTTTTTTGCAGGGTTTTCTGGGGGACCAAAAGGGATTATGCCAGGAATTGCGGGCATTGAAACAATCATGACTTTTCATAATGCGCGGATGATTGGCGATCCACTATCCACTTGGGGAAATATGGTGAACAATCCATTGCAAGATATGACACGTGAAATCAATATGTTGTGCAAGCCGCACTTTATGTTGAATGTAACATTGAATCGTGCAAAGGAAATCACGAATGTATTTGCTGGGGAACTAATTGAAGCCCATGACAAAGGCTGTGCATATGCAAAAGAGCATGCAATGACGAAATGCGAAGAACGATTCGACGTTGTCATTACTTCCAATTCTGGTTATCCATTAGACCAAAATTTGTATCAAGCCGTAAAGGGCATGAGTGCTGCACATAAAATTGTTAAACAAGGCGGAACAATTATCGTTGCTTCAGAGTGCTCAGATGGGCTCCCTGATCATGGGAACTATGGCGATATTCTACAATTGGCAAGTTCGCCGCAAGAAATATTAGATTTAATTAACGATCCGAACTTTAAAAAGTTTGATCAATGGCAAGTACAAAAACAAGCTGTAGTTCAAGTGTGGGCGGATGTGTACGTGTATTCATTGCTAACGGACGAGCAAGTAACGCAAGCGATGTTAAAACCGTCCCATAATATTGAAGAAACATTGGAAAAGTTAAAAGAGAAATATGGAGAAAATATGACAATTGCAGTGCTACCTTTAGGCCCGCTTACAATTCCATATGTAGATTCTGAAGAATAA
- a CDS encoding UxaA family hydrolase produces MSQQFSAVLMNEEDNVATVLANLAEGSKVNAVYGDVSYAVELLQSIPFGHKFALDLINKGEKIYKYGEVIGVASSDISKGEHVHVHNLEGTRGRGDLNAE; encoded by the coding sequence ATGTCACAACAGTTTTCGGCTGTATTAATGAATGAGGAAGATAATGTAGCAACAGTTTTAGCTAACTTAGCTGAAGGGTCTAAAGTTAATGCGGTATATGGTGATGTTAGTTATGCGGTTGAATTATTGCAATCGATTCCATTTGGACATAAATTTGCGCTAGATCTAATTAATAAAGGTGAAAAGATTTATAAATATGGGGAAGTGATTGGCGTTGCATCAAGCGACATTTCAAAAGGTGAGCATGTCCATGTTCATAATCTTGAAGGAACGCGTGGTAGGGGTGATTTAAATGCAGAATGA
- a CDS encoding UxaA family hydrolase yields the protein MQNDQMFWGYRRTDGKVGVRNHVLILPTITCATQAAHQITQLVHGTVSFIHQHGCTQVGDDYEQTFRTYLGIGLNPNVYGVVVLGLGCETHQARSVADEIAKSGKPVEVVSIQENGGTLQTIANGAKIAAKMVQDASAVMREQCHVSELIIGTECGGSDACSGLSANPAVGHVSDLIVEAGGTAILAETTELIGAEHLLANRAVDDKTVKRVYDVIKQAEGRALMMGVDIRTGNPTPGNIEGGLSSLEEKSLGASTKSGTSPLQELVDYAEIPTKKGLVWMDTPGQDIEQLTGMVAGGAQVVLFTTGRGTPTGSPIAPVIKISTNTAMFESMNDNMDLNAGTIIDGKETVQTVGQSIFDEIKSVSSGKLTKSEILKQHDFGIWRIGPTF from the coding sequence ATGCAGAATGATCAGATGTTTTGGGGATATCGAAGGACTGATGGTAAAGTGGGCGTACGTAATCATGTATTAATTTTGCCTACAATTACTTGTGCTACTCAGGCAGCGCATCAAATTACACAGCTTGTTCATGGTACGGTAAGTTTTATCCATCAGCATGGCTGTACGCAAGTTGGCGATGACTATGAGCAAACATTCCGGACGTATCTTGGTATAGGGTTAAATCCTAACGTATATGGTGTAGTCGTTCTTGGATTAGGATGTGAAACCCATCAGGCGAGAAGCGTTGCAGATGAAATTGCAAAAAGCGGTAAACCTGTGGAAGTCGTGTCCATTCAAGAAAATGGGGGAACTCTACAAACAATTGCTAATGGGGCAAAAATTGCTGCGAAAATGGTACAAGATGCTTCAGCTGTTATGCGTGAGCAGTGTCATGTCAGTGAATTGATCATTGGTACGGAATGTGGCGGGTCAGATGCATGCTCAGGCTTATCAGCAAATCCAGCTGTGGGACACGTAAGCGATTTAATTGTTGAAGCGGGTGGTACGGCTATTTTGGCGGAAACGACAGAATTAATCGGTGCGGAGCATTTGCTAGCTAACCGTGCTGTTGATGATAAAACAGTAAAACGTGTATATGATGTAATCAAGCAAGCCGAAGGTAGAGCTCTTATGATGGGCGTCGATATTCGTACAGGAAATCCGACACCTGGAAATATTGAAGGTGGACTAAGTTCTCTTGAGGAAAAGTCACTAGGCGCATCAACGAAGTCTGGTACAAGTCCACTTCAAGAATTAGTAGACTATGCGGAAATTCCGACTAAAAAAGGCCTTGTTTGGATGGATACACCGGGTCAAGATATTGAGCAACTTACAGGTATGGTTGCTGGAGGTGCGCAAGTTGTTTTATTTACAACAGGGCGTGGAACACCAACTGGATCTCCGATCGCGCCCGTGATTAAGATATCAACAAACACAGCGATGTTTGAAAGCATGAACGATAATATGGATTTGAACGCTGGGACAATTATTGATGGAAAAGAAACTGTCCAGACAGTTGGTCAGTCCATATTTGATGAAATAAAATCAGTTTCATCTGGAAAACTAACAAAATCGGAAATTCTAAAACAACATGATTTCGGAATCTGGAGAATTGGACCGACATTTTAA
- the larE gene encoding ATP-dependent sacrificial sulfur transferase LarE, with the protein MKPTLQQKKDQLINILQEMDNVLVAFSGGVDSTFLLAVAKEALGDKLLSVTAASDTFPDREFQLAKSLAAELKVEHIETRISELTNAEFVKNDSNRCFHCKNGLYNHLLELITTYGDRYTIIDGSIMDDLGEHRPGMDAARALGVRSPLQEAAFFKEEIRELSKEMGLRTWDKPSFACLSSRIPYGTVITREKLNQLDLAEDFLLGIGLYQVRVRHHDQVARIEVDKQDMLRVVEQHEVISRALKSFGFSYVSLDLQGYRSGSMNEVLPEETTV; encoded by the coding sequence ATGAAACCGACATTGCAACAAAAGAAGGATCAACTAATTAATATTTTGCAAGAAATGGATAATGTACTAGTAGCTTTTTCAGGAGGTGTGGACAGTACTTTCCTACTTGCTGTGGCAAAAGAAGCACTTGGAGATAAATTACTTAGTGTTACTGCGGCATCTGATACTTTTCCAGACAGGGAATTTCAGCTTGCGAAGAGTCTAGCGGCGGAACTTAAGGTTGAGCATATCGAAACGCGAATAAGTGAGCTAACTAATGCGGAATTTGTTAAAAATGATTCCAATCGGTGTTTCCATTGTAAAAATGGATTGTATAATCATTTGTTGGAGCTAATCACCACATATGGAGACCGTTATACGATCATAGATGGATCTATTATGGATGACCTTGGTGAGCATCGTCCCGGAATGGATGCGGCACGTGCACTCGGTGTACGTAGTCCGCTTCAAGAAGCAGCATTTTTTAAAGAAGAAATTAGAGAACTCTCAAAAGAAATGGGCTTAAGAACATGGGATAAACCATCATTCGCATGCTTGTCTTCAAGAATTCCGTATGGCACTGTAATTACGAGAGAGAAGCTGAATCAGCTTGATTTGGCAGAGGATTTCCTTTTGGGGATTGGGTTATATCAAGTTCGCGTTCGCCACCATGATCAAGTTGCTCGGATTGAGGTAGATAAGCAGGATATGCTACGTGTTGTGGAGCAGCATGAAGTAATATCACGCGCGTTGAAGTCATTTGGATTTTCGTATGTTTCCCTTGATTTACAAGGATACCGTTCAGGCAGTATGAATGAAGTGCTACCAGAGGAAACAACTGTATGA
- the larB gene encoding nickel pincer cofactor biosynthesis protein LarB yields MSNGLKAVLKQVEQGLLSVEEAMKKLEPEEDLGYATLDLQREERTGFPEVIYGEGKTREQIVGIFSKLMEHHQKVLATRVDIEKAVYILAELRSMYPEDIFHYHEAARTLHWIASDFQESWKEGYIAVVCAGTSDLPVAEEAAITAELMGNKVERINDIGVAGLHRLLNKAKLIEDANVVIVVAGMEGALASVVGGLVSKPVVAVPTSVGYGASMNGLAALLAMLSSCASGVSVVNIDNGFGAGYFAATMTNTIESAVHTALTRKGCNE; encoded by the coding sequence ATGAGCAATGGTCTGAAAGCTGTTTTAAAACAAGTTGAACAAGGATTACTATCTGTAGAAGAAGCGATGAAAAAGCTTGAACCAGAGGAAGACTTAGGTTATGCGACACTCGATTTGCAACGGGAGGAACGCACTGGCTTCCCAGAAGTCATTTATGGTGAAGGCAAAACGCGTGAACAAATAGTAGGTATTTTTTCAAAGCTGATGGAACATCATCAAAAAGTATTGGCAACAAGAGTTGATATTGAGAAAGCAGTTTATATTTTAGCAGAATTACGTTCGATGTATCCAGAAGACATCTTTCATTATCATGAAGCTGCACGTACATTACACTGGATTGCTTCAGATTTTCAAGAAAGCTGGAAAGAAGGCTATATTGCTGTTGTTTGTGCCGGTACGTCTGATCTACCTGTTGCGGAAGAAGCGGCAATTACTGCGGAATTAATGGGAAATAAGGTGGAACGAATAAATGATATTGGCGTTGCAGGCTTACATCGGCTTTTAAATAAAGCTAAGCTAATTGAAGATGCCAATGTTGTAATTGTCGTTGCCGGCATGGAAGGAGCTCTCGCCAGTGTTGTTGGCGGTCTTGTATCTAAGCCGGTTGTGGCAGTTCCGACAAGTGTGGGTTATGGAGCGAGCATGAATGGACTTGCAGCATTACTTGCCATGCTTTCAAGCTGTGCGAGCGGCGTTTCTGTTGTAAACATTGATAATGGTTTTGGCGCAGGTTATTTCGCAGCTACGATGACAAATACGATTGAATCAGCTGTTCATACAGCATTGACCAGAAAGGGATGTAATGAGTGA
- the larC gene encoding nickel pincer cofactor biosynthesis protein LarC, whose translation MKVLYIDCFSGISGDMMVGALIDAGASPERIERELKKLNVSGYSLEWKKVMKEGISAIKFDVILTDEVADNNSHDHTHDHQHEDYHSHDHTHQHEHGDHEHHSHEHNHDNHADQHSHSQHSHSHSPHSHYADIIKLIDESDLDQGVKSRSKQIFAPIAKSEAKIHDMPLEDVHFHEVGAVDSIVDIIATAIALEELEIKKIVTSHVPLGSGHIHIDHGVYPVPAPATLDMMKNVPIAPSNLPFELTTPTGAGIIVSQTDSFGTMPAMKVTSVGYGAGTKNIPGRPNVLRVMVGELLQGNEYSSGHSETITVLECQLDDMTGEAFGYVMEKLLNEGALDVYYTPVFMKKNRPGILITVLAPNDQEARLTEVLFQETTTLGVRKNTWSRSILDREIVTADTPYGKIKVKQALKKGTVMRQVPEYEDVKQVAQAFGATFQEVYQAAIQAANN comes from the coding sequence GTGAAAGTTCTATACATTGACTGTTTTTCGGGAATCAGCGGAGATATGATGGTCGGTGCTTTAATTGATGCCGGCGCTTCTCCCGAACGGATTGAACGTGAATTAAAAAAATTAAATGTATCTGGATATAGCCTTGAATGGAAAAAGGTAATGAAAGAAGGAATCAGTGCGATCAAGTTTGATGTGATTTTGACTGATGAAGTGGCGGATAATAACAGCCATGACCATACACATGATCATCAGCATGAAGACTATCATAGCCACGATCATACCCATCAACACGAACACGGGGATCATGAGCACCATTCTCACGAACATAACCATGACAATCACGCTGATCAACATAGCCATAGTCAACATTCACATAGTCATAGCCCTCATAGCCACTATGCTGATATTATTAAACTAATTGATGAATCGGATCTGGATCAAGGCGTAAAGAGTCGAAGCAAACAAATTTTTGCTCCGATTGCCAAGTCAGAAGCGAAAATCCATGATATGCCACTTGAAGATGTACACTTTCATGAAGTGGGTGCCGTTGATTCGATCGTTGATATCATCGCGACAGCCATTGCACTTGAAGAATTAGAAATAAAAAAAATCGTTACGTCACATGTACCGCTTGGTTCTGGTCATATTCATATTGACCATGGTGTATATCCAGTTCCAGCTCCAGCAACGCTTGACATGATGAAAAATGTGCCGATTGCTCCAAGCAATTTGCCATTTGAATTGACGACTCCTACTGGAGCAGGGATTATTGTAAGCCAAACAGATTCCTTCGGTACGATGCCTGCGATGAAGGTGACTTCTGTTGGGTATGGAGCTGGTACGAAGAATATTCCAGGCCGACCGAATGTCTTACGTGTTATGGTTGGTGAACTTTTACAAGGAAATGAATATAGCTCAGGTCATTCTGAAACGATTACCGTACTAGAATGTCAGCTTGATGATATGACTGGTGAGGCTTTTGGTTATGTGATGGAAAAGTTGTTAAATGAAGGCGCACTTGATGTATATTACACGCCAGTTTTTATGAAAAAAAACCGACCAGGTATACTGATTACCGTGCTTGCTCCTAATGACCAAGAAGCTAGATTAACAGAAGTGCTTTTTCAGGAAACGACGACGCTCGGAGTGAGAAAAAATACTTGGTCCCGAAGCATTTTGGATCGGGAAATAGTAACTGCAGATACTCCTTATGGAAAAATTAAAGTGAAGCAAGCTTTGAAAAAGGGGACAGTAATGCGACAGGTTCCAGAATATGAAGATGTAAAACAGGTAGCACAAGCATTTGGAGCAACTTTTCAGGAAGTATATCAAGCTGCTATACAGGCAGCTAATAATTGA
- a CDS encoding TIGR01777 family oxidoreductase produces MHVVIAGGSGFVGQVLQNRLLHAGYEVTILTRSPNKVKQTDRLHAVQWLADQSEPENHLTNVDAIVNLAGESINGLRWTKAKKIRILQSRMIVTKEINRIISVLDQRPKVLINASAVGFYGMSEKNTYTEKDDSIATDFLATVVKAWEIEAQKAEQYGVRTVMARFGIVLGYDGALPLMVLPYKLFIGGTVGTGRQWVSWVHVADVAGLIQFSIEHHTISGPLNVTAPEPIKMKEFGKTIGHVLHRPHWLPVPSFALQVLLGEMSEILINGQRVLPEKAMEHGYSYEYPTLEKALSNLWN; encoded by the coding sequence ATGCATGTTGTTATTGCGGGAGGAAGTGGTTTTGTTGGCCAGGTGTTGCAAAATCGATTATTGCATGCTGGATATGAGGTAACAATTTTGACGAGAAGTCCTAATAAAGTGAAGCAAACAGACCGGCTTCATGCAGTTCAATGGCTTGCTGATCAAAGTGAGCCTGAAAATCATCTCACTAATGTAGATGCGATTGTCAATTTAGCAGGTGAGTCAATAAATGGATTGAGATGGACGAAAGCAAAGAAAATTCGAATTTTACAAAGTAGAATGATAGTGACAAAGGAAATTAATCGTATCATCAGTGTGCTTGATCAGAGACCAAAAGTGTTAATAAATGCATCTGCAGTCGGATTTTATGGTATGTCAGAAAAAAACACTTATACAGAGAAGGACGACTCTATTGCAACAGATTTTTTAGCGACTGTTGTGAAAGCCTGGGAAATTGAAGCGCAAAAAGCGGAACAATATGGTGTTCGGACAGTTATGGCTAGGTTCGGGATTGTACTTGGTTATGATGGGGCACTACCGCTAATGGTGCTTCCGTATAAATTATTTATTGGAGGCACTGTTGGAACTGGAAGGCAGTGGGTATCATGGGTACATGTTGCGGATGTGGCTGGATTAATTCAATTTTCGATCGAACATCACACTATTTCCGGACCGCTAAACGTGACTGCACCCGAGCCAATAAAAATGAAAGAGTTCGGAAAAACAATTGGGCATGTCCTTCATCGTCCACATTGGTTACCTGTTCCGAGCTTTGCACTACAAGTGCTATTAGGAGAAATGAGTGAAATACTAATTAACGGGCAACGAGTTCTTCCAGAAAAGGCGATGGAACATGGTTATTCGTATGAATATCCTACTTTGGAGAAGGCTTTAAGTAACTTATGGAATTAG
- a CDS encoding ABC transporter substrate-binding protein, translating into MKKWLISIIGLFLLVGCGSGADDIKGKGEDNSLKKVSLVLDWTPNTNHTGLYVAKERGFFKDEGLDVDIIMPGEAGADQLVASGKSEFGIGYQESITEARVQDVPIVSIGAVIQHNTSGFASPVAKNIQSPKDFEGKVYGGWGAPVEQAVLSSLMSSENADIKKLETINMGDTDFFTAVKRDIDFAWIFYAWTGVEAELRGEEINMIYLTDYTDKLDYYTPVITTNEKMIKDDPETVKAFMAATSKGYEFAIDNPQDAADILIKAVPDLDPELVKKSQEWLAPKYKDDAPRWGEQKQEVWKNYTDWMLENKLLEKEIDVEKAFTNEFLPK; encoded by the coding sequence ATGAAAAAGTGGTTAATTAGTATTATTGGACTGTTTTTATTAGTAGGCTGTGGCTCAGGCGCAGACGATATCAAAGGTAAGGGTGAAGATAATTCGCTAAAAAAAGTATCCCTCGTATTGGATTGGACCCCAAATACGAATCATACCGGATTATATGTAGCGAAAGAGAGGGGATTTTTTAAAGATGAGGGTCTGGATGTAGATATTATTATGCCTGGTGAAGCTGGAGCAGATCAACTCGTTGCCTCAGGTAAATCTGAGTTTGGTATTGGTTATCAAGAAAGCATTACGGAAGCAAGGGTGCAGGATGTACCAATCGTGTCGATCGGCGCTGTGATTCAGCATAATACATCAGGTTTTGCATCGCCTGTTGCTAAAAATATTCAATCACCAAAGGACTTCGAAGGGAAAGTATATGGTGGTTGGGGTGCACCTGTTGAGCAGGCCGTACTATCATCGTTAATGTCTTCAGAAAATGCCGATATTAAAAAGCTTGAAACGATTAATATGGGTGATACGGATTTTTTCACAGCGGTAAAAAGAGACATTGATTTCGCTTGGATATTTTATGCGTGGACTGGTGTAGAAGCTGAACTTCGTGGCGAGGAAATCAACATGATATATTTAACGGATTATACGGATAAACTGGATTATTATACACCTGTCATTACGACGAATGAAAAAATGATTAAAGACGATCCAGAGACGGTAAAAGCATTTATGGCTGCAACTTCCAAAGGCTATGAATTTGCCATTGATAATCCTCAAGATGCAGCGGATATTTTAATAAAAGCTGTGCCAGATTTAGATCCTGAACTTGTGAAAAAAAGCCAAGAATGGCTTGCGCCAAAGTATAAGGATGACGCTCCGAGATGGGGAGAGCAAAAACAAGAAGTATGGAAAAACTATACAGACTGGATGCTCGAAAATAAATTACTTGAAAAAGAGATAGATGTGGAAAAAGCATTTACAAATGAATTTTTACCTAAATAG
- a CDS encoding thiamine-binding protein produces the protein MANALISIQIIPKPKNGEDVYHYVDEAIKIIEDSGVKYQVSPLETTMEGELYELMNVIGKMNERMTEMGSSNVVSQVKILYQPTGVEMSRLTEKYR, from the coding sequence ATGGCAAACGCATTAATTAGCATCCAAATTATACCGAAACCAAAGAATGGTGAAGATGTTTATCATTACGTGGATGAAGCGATCAAAATCATCGAGGATTCCGGAGTGAAATATCAAGTCAGTCCATTGGAAACAACAATGGAAGGTGAATTATATGAGTTAATGAATGTGATCGGGAAAATGAATGAGCGAATGACGGAAATGGGTAGTAGCAATGTTGTTTCGCAAGTTAAAATTTTATATCAGCCGACTGGGGTTGAAATGAGCCGACTAACGGAGAAATATCGCTGA